The genomic stretch TATCCAGACATAAGGCATCGGCCATCTCCTTTACAATCAACTTACATTCCTCAAAGCTGTAATCTCTTGCCAGTACCTGCCCGCTGGACATGGAACTGCTTTTCGAGCTGTAAGCCTTAATGTCTGCCATGGTTGTGGTTTCCTTTCCCCAGGCATGGTCTATCAAAAGTTCCGCATCAATACCAAACAGCCGATACAGCAAATCCTCACTTGCGCAGGTGATATCACCCATATCCAGAATCCCTACACTATTGAGCCTGTTTGCAATGCCCTTCCCGATTCTCCAGAAGTCAGTCAGCGGCTGATGCTTCCACAGGGCTTTTTGATAAAGCTCTTCCGTCAGATATCCGATATTGTCTTTTGCATGCTTTGCCATAATATCCAGTGCAACTTTTGCCAGATACAAATTTGTTCCAATTCCTGCGGTTGCAGTAATACCTGTGGAACTCTTGATATCCTCCATAATCCGTAAGGCCAGTTCCCTTGGACTCATATGATACAGGGGAAGGTAATGGGTTACGTCAAGAAAGGCCTCATCTATGGAATAAACATGGATATCCTCTTTTGAAATATACTTTAGATAGATACCATAAATTTCAGCGGAATAATCTATATAGAGCTGCATTCTTGGTGTTGCCATAATGTACTGCACATCTTTGGGTATTTGAAATACCCTGCATCGGTTCTTTATCCCTAAGGCTTTCATAGAAGGTGAAATGGCAAGACATATTGTTTTCTCACTTCTCTCAGGGTCAGCCACCGCAAGATTCGTTGTGAGAGGATCAAGCCCACGCTCCACGCATTCCACAGAAGCATAAAATGATTTAAGATCAATACATAAATAAATGTGCTCTTCCATTCTGGAGACACCTCCTTTGTTTGCAATAATAATTCAGTATTTATTATACCTCCAGAACGTATGTTTGTATATTGTTTTTTTCTGGC from Anaerocolumna sp. AGMB13020 encodes the following:
- a CDS encoding Y-family DNA polymerase, producing the protein MEEHIYLCIDLKSFYASVECVERGLDPLTTNLAVADPERSEKTICLAISPSMKALGIKNRCRVFQIPKDVQYIMATPRMQLYIDYSAEIYGIYLKYISKEDIHVYSIDEAFLDVTHYLPLYHMSPRELALRIMEDIKSSTGITATAGIGTNLYLAKVALDIMAKHAKDNIGYLTEELYQKALWKHQPLTDFWRIGKGIANRLNSVGILDMGDITCASEDLLYRLFGIDAELLIDHAWGKETTTMADIKAYSSKSSSMSSGQVLARDYSFEECKLIVKEMADALCLDMVEKSVVTGSMSLMIGYSNELGLKPANGTASMTVTTNSYRTIIPYVIGLYERIVDKNKPIRRLSLSCNNVSDETYEQYDLFTDPIEIEKDRRIQKAALEIKKKFGKNAIVRGMDLQEAGTTMERNRQIGGHKSGE